The following proteins are co-located in the uncultured Draconibacterium sp. genome:
- a CDS encoding four helix bundle protein: MAHFRFMDLDIWKEAIVLNDDLYDLAEILEQAKHFRAAEQLRAASLSISNNIAEGAGSFSDKDFANFLKFARRSVFETVNITYVAFRRKFITEDELNKKLDDMDKLSRKITNFRKKILSA, encoded by the coding sequence ATGGCACATTTTCGTTTTATGGATTTAGATATTTGGAAAGAGGCTATTGTGTTAAATGATGATCTATACGATTTAGCAGAAATCCTCGAGCAGGCAAAACATTTTCGAGCGGCCGAACAATTAAGGGCTGCTTCATTAAGTATTTCTAATAACATTGCTGAAGGTGCAGGCTCTTTTTCTGACAAGGATTTTGCTAATTTTTTAAAGTTTGCCCGACGTTCAGTTTTTGAAACTGTCAACATTACATATGTCGCTTTTCGCAGAAAATTTATTACAGAAGATGAGCTAAACAAAAAGCTGGATGACATGGATAAATTGAGTAGAAAAATAACAAATTTCAGAAAGAAGATACTGAGCGCATAG
- a CDS encoding ABC transporter ATP-binding protein: protein MIKTRELTKVFRTEEIETSALNKVDLHIQKGEFVAIMGPSGCGKSTLLNIIGLLDNPSGGTYHFDGEEVGGLKERNRTLLRKGNIGFVFQSFNLIDELNVYENVELPLIYLKLKAKERKEMVEKVLERMKIAHRKKHFPQQLSGGQQQRVAIARAVVANPKLILADEPTGNLDSKNGLEVMNLLTELNREGTTIVMVTHSLHDSEFAHRVVNLFDGQIITEEVKKQMGEILL, encoded by the coding sequence ATGATAAAGACGAGAGAATTAACAAAAGTATTCCGCACTGAAGAGATTGAAACCAGTGCTTTAAACAAAGTGGATCTTCACATTCAGAAAGGCGAATTTGTTGCCATTATGGGACCGTCGGGTTGTGGAAAATCAACCTTGTTAAATATCATCGGCTTGCTCGATAATCCAAGCGGTGGAACCTATCATTTTGATGGCGAAGAAGTAGGTGGTTTAAAAGAACGCAACCGCACACTTTTGCGTAAGGGAAACATTGGTTTTGTATTTCAGAGTTTTAATCTTATTGATGAATTAAATGTGTACGAAAATGTGGAACTTCCGCTTATCTATTTAAAACTGAAAGCCAAAGAAAGAAAGGAAATGGTTGAAAAAGTATTGGAACGTATGAAAATTGCACATCGTAAAAAACACTTTCCTCAACAACTTTCAGGTGGTCAGCAACAGCGTGTGGCCATTGCCCGTGCTGTAGTTGCCAACCCTAAATTGATCCTCGCCGATGAGCCAACAGGTAACCTCGACTCTAAAAACGGATTGGAAGTAATGAACCTGCTCACCGAACTAAATCGCGAAGGAACCACCATTGTAATGGTAACACACTCGCTGCACGACTCGGAATTTGCGCACCGTGTTGTTAATTTGTTCGACGGACAGATTATTACCGAAGAAGTTAAAAAGCAAATGGGAGAGATCTTGTTATAA